In Gammaproteobacteria bacterium, one genomic interval encodes:
- a CDS encoding DUF4390 domain-containing protein produces the protein MRCLRSRFRFADSPGRRRGLALLCLICLPLAAQASELDVRLAYARADGDSWLVTTRVDIELDDEAERLLRAGLRLRVEVEFAVARPRPVIPDSQLTLVVRTVYLEFDREAERFVVSSPSADARAEFATMFSALRKIGYVADQPLVGQDELQPGEPHTFSVQARLFPDESGWWSRNVTGRLGFGLFLRSQTYTWSVTP, from the coding sequence ATGCGCTGCTTGAGAAGCCGCTTCAGATTCGCTGATTCGCCCGGCCGCCGGCGCGGTCTTGCGCTGCTGTGCCTGATCTGTCTTCCACTGGCGGCGCAGGCTTCGGAGCTTGACGTGCGCCTGGCTTATGCGCGCGCGGACGGAGACAGCTGGCTGGTTACCACGCGGGTGGACATCGAGCTGGATGACGAGGCCGAGCGGCTCTTGCGCGCGGGACTGAGGCTGAGGGTCGAGGTGGAGTTCGCCGTCGCCCGGCCAAGGCCCGTGATTCCCGACAGTCAGCTGACCCTGGTGGTGCGCACCGTTTACCTCGAATTCGACCGCGAGGCCGAACGCTTTGTCGTCAGTTCCCCGTCAGCCGACGCCCGCGCGGAATTCGCGACGATGTTCTCCGCCCTGCGCAAGATCGGCTACGTGGCCGATCAGCCCCTGGTCGGACAGGATGAACTTCAGCCGGGAGAACCGCATACTTTCTCCGTGCAGGCACGGCTGTTTCCGGACGAATCGGGTTGGTGGAGCCGAAACGTGACCGGCCGCCTTGGATTCGGCCTCTTCTTGCGCAGCCAAACCTATACCTGGTCCGTAACGCCTTAA
- a CDS encoding arginine--tRNA ligase → MKKALSKLLEQALLPVAGEHAGRLRHAGLEQARDARNGHYASSAAMQLAGRLKRPPADIAEEIAAGLSQHSLIGRVETAGPGFINIWLDPEALQAELGRIVADGEAYGSSDLGAGRKVLVEFVSANPTGPLHVGHGRLAAVGDCLASLLEATGHEVWREYYVNDAGRQLAVLGLSVWLRMVQRENDGARFPDGAYRGEYVLDLARRMAGELPEAAEAARKGMEWPKDEPPDGKDADGYVDALVNAARETLGDELFVDIGRLAGEWVLDDIRDDLNQFGVQFDHWQSERELVTGGEIDACLKRLAGVTYRRDGALWFPAEKYGDEKDRVVVRADGRSTYFASDIAYHYGKRKRGADVLLDVLGADHHGYVGRVRAGLEALGEPPSSLEVRLVQFVALYRGGERVAMSTRGGEFETLRNLREEVGVDAARFFYVSRAGEQHLDFDLDLARKQSNDNPVYYVQYAHARVASLFEKMQARGMDFSQDEGAEHASLLEHPREIDLMLALARLPETVEQAAVQRAPQVLAHYLIGLAQAFHGWYNHCKVLDAESGLRGARLLLAQASGQVLRNGLGLLGVSAPRSM, encoded by the coding sequence ATGAAGAAAGCGCTCAGCAAACTCCTTGAACAGGCCCTGCTCCCGGTAGCCGGGGAACACGCCGGCCGGTTGCGGCATGCGGGGCTGGAACAGGCCCGGGATGCGCGCAATGGGCACTATGCCTCGAGCGCCGCGATGCAACTTGCCGGCCGGCTCAAGCGTCCGCCGGCGGACATTGCCGAAGAGATTGCCGCGGGACTTTCGCAGCATTCGCTGATCGGACGCGTCGAGACCGCCGGGCCCGGATTCATCAACATCTGGCTGGATCCCGAAGCACTGCAGGCCGAACTCGGCCGAATTGTTGCGGACGGCGAGGCCTATGGGTCCAGCGATCTCGGCGCGGGACGGAAGGTGCTGGTGGAATTCGTCTCCGCCAATCCCACCGGGCCCCTGCACGTGGGGCATGGCCGGCTCGCGGCGGTCGGCGACTGCCTGGCGAGCCTCCTTGAAGCCACCGGCCACGAAGTCTGGCGCGAGTACTACGTCAACGATGCCGGGCGGCAGCTGGCGGTGCTGGGTCTCTCCGTGTGGCTGCGGATGGTGCAGCGCGAGAACGACGGCGCGCGGTTTCCCGACGGCGCGTACCGGGGCGAGTACGTTCTTGACCTGGCAAGACGCATGGCCGGCGAGTTGCCGGAAGCGGCCGAGGCGGCGCGGAAAGGGATGGAATGGCCGAAAGACGAACCGCCGGACGGCAAGGACGCCGACGGATACGTGGACGCACTCGTCAACGCCGCGCGCGAAACCCTGGGCGACGAACTGTTCGTCGACATCGGCCGCCTGGCGGGCGAATGGGTGCTGGACGACATTCGCGACGATCTCAATCAGTTCGGCGTGCAGTTCGATCACTGGCAGTCCGAGCGCGAACTGGTGACGGGCGGAGAAATCGACGCCTGCCTGAAGAGACTCGCCGGCGTCACCTACCGGCGCGACGGCGCACTGTGGTTTCCCGCGGAAAAATACGGCGACGAGAAGGACCGCGTGGTGGTTCGGGCCGACGGCCGCAGCACCTATTTCGCGTCCGACATCGCCTATCATTACGGCAAGCGCAAGCGTGGCGCGGACGTGCTGCTCGACGTGCTCGGCGCGGACCACCACGGCTATGTCGGACGCGTGCGGGCCGGTCTCGAGGCGCTGGGCGAACCGCCCTCGAGCCTGGAAGTCCGGCTGGTGCAGTTCGTGGCCCTGTACCGCGGCGGCGAACGGGTGGCCATGTCCACCCGCGGCGGCGAGTTCGAGACCCTGCGGAACCTGCGCGAGGAAGTGGGCGTGGACGCGGCGCGCTTCTTCTACGTATCCCGGGCAGGAGAACAGCATCTTGATTTCGACCTCGATCTCGCCAGGAAGCAGTCCAACGACAATCCGGTCTATTACGTGCAATATGCCCACGCGCGCGTTGCCAGCCTGTTCGAAAAGATGCAGGCGCGAGGCATGGACTTCAGCCAGGATGAGGGCGCGGAGCACGCCAGCCTGCTTGAGCACCCGCGGGAGATCGACCTGATGCTGGCGCTGGCGCGGCTGCCCGAGACCGTGGAGCAGGCAGCCGTGCAACGGGCGCCGCAGGTGCTGGCGCATTACCTGATCGGCCTGGCCCAGGCCTTCCACGGCTGGTACAACCACTGCAAGGTGCTGGACGCCGAATCCGGCCTGCGCGGTGCGCGGCTGCTGCTGGCGCAAGCCAGCGGCCAGGTCCTGCGCAACGGGCTGGGATTGCTGGGCGTATCCGCGCCGAGGAGCATGTAG
- a CDS encoding alpha/beta hydrolase, whose product MSRAVSAARFRLSIPCRQGCGNSSARGTRRSTTTPRARLRDRSMKTGPNRAALPACLAAVAALAAFACSPEMDPGAEPSSAGTISYEEIVAQYADPDSRFVVLEGNDGINVHYKDEGSGPAVLLVHSSTGDLKDYDVWVDILSADYRVVRLDLPAFGLTGPVPSGNYSIDRFMTLVDSLMDHAGIERFAIAGASYGGLVAFRYAGTRTDRVTALILLNSAGIEYGGRGGTTERVRDPSAAFVPKRYTTEEMGVNLRYSVNEHGNITQELIRRKTDYWNVIGRDREGFIATQMYERGNPERVLARVRAPALVMWGGDSRALSPETAQAFVDAMKNAASTEKIIFDGGGHFLHISRPEATGRAVKAFLDREIGSPATNQEKQHE is encoded by the coding sequence ATGTCTCGCGCGGTTTCGGCCGCAAGGTTTCGTCTTTCGATTCCATGCCGGCAAGGTTGCGGGAACTCATCCGCACGAGGCACCCGGAGATCTACGACGACCCCGCGGGCGCGCTTGAGGGATAGAAGCATGAAAACGGGTCCGAACCGGGCCGCGCTGCCTGCCTGTCTCGCGGCAGTTGCCGCGCTGGCGGCATTTGCCTGTTCCCCGGAGATGGACCCCGGCGCCGAACCGTCTTCCGCCGGCACGATCAGCTACGAGGAGATCGTCGCGCAGTACGCGGACCCGGATTCCCGGTTCGTCGTGCTGGAAGGGAACGACGGCATAAACGTCCACTACAAGGACGAGGGATCGGGCCCCGCGGTGCTGCTCGTGCACAGTTCGACGGGCGATCTCAAGGACTACGACGTCTGGGTGGACATTCTGAGTGCCGACTATCGCGTCGTGCGGCTCGATCTTCCGGCCTTCGGCCTGACCGGTCCGGTGCCGAGCGGCAACTATTCGATCGACCGGTTCATGACGCTGGTGGACAGCCTGATGGACCACGCGGGGATAGAGCGTTTCGCGATCGCCGGCGCCTCGTACGGAGGGCTCGTTGCGTTCCGGTATGCCGGTACCCGTACCGATCGCGTGACGGCCCTGATCCTGCTGAACTCGGCGGGCATCGAATACGGCGGCCGCGGGGGCACCACCGAGCGCGTGCGTGACCCGTCCGCGGCGTTCGTGCCGAAACGCTACACGACCGAGGAAATGGGCGTCAACCTGCGTTACTCGGTGAACGAGCACGGCAACATTACCCAGGAACTGATCCGGCGAAAGACCGACTACTGGAACGTCATCGGCCGCGACCGGGAAGGGTTCATCGCCACGCAGATGTACGAGCGGGGGAACCCGGAACGGGTGCTGGCCCGGGTCCGCGCCCCGGCGCTGGTCATGTGGGGTGGCGACAGCAGGGCGCTCTCGCCGGAAACGGCGCAGGCGTTCGTCGATGCGATGAAAAACGCTGCAAGCACGGAGAAGATCATCTTCGACGGCGGCGGGCACTTCCTGCATATTTCAAGGCCGGAAGCGACCGGCCGCGCCGTGAAGGCGTTTCTCGACCGCGAGATCGGATCCCCGGCGACAAACCAGGAGAAACAACATGAGTGA
- a CDS encoding pyridoxal-phosphate dependent enzyme, with protein sequence MVVAAFVGHAGGQSVVFSNLRFLRYSRAWRGGRRGDPGFQAGAGRRTCGCGTRRRGARVRVRSGNGGFDRHRACRAAGYGYGAGTPGARSGGYAGHVRPADGRVRPPDRSRVAEGQAGAGGHDGTHSAGDGRPANLLPRPDRSHRRSRAAERGPRAAAATSIRLHPAEAGPIALISASRARACREAIRQGFPWRAIADTPTPVDRHVSLAGELGARSAWIKRDDISGVKHGGNKLRKLEFLLADALEGGYRGVLTYGAVGSNHILSTAHAARSLGLDCCGIVRPQPPTPYVEETLRCHLLLGTRLVAVTDPEATERERERMLAEGGAWYEVPLGGSSALGCLGYVCGALELAEQVKAGECPAPDLIYLPCGSSGSTLGLDLGLSLAGLPTRMVAARVVSESMMPMSRVRSLAGQLRQLLDGVCPLPEDEPLSRVEFRTEFLGTGYALPTDEALAAIEFMKQETNTQLEYTYSGKGAAAMLSDGRKGRHKDLNVLFWNTYNSRPAPAGLPPLIREGLPEVIRASLPPA encoded by the coding sequence GTGGTGGTCGCAGCCTTCGTCGGGCACGCCGGCGGACAATCCGTCGTCTTCTCCAACCTTCGATTTCTACGATATTCTCGAGCGTGGCGAGGAGGTCGTCGAGGAGACCCTGGCTTCCAGGCCGGAGCCGGCCGCAGAACCTGCGGCTGCGGAACCCGCCGGCGGGGCGCCCGCGTCCGAGTCCGTTCCGGAAACGGTGGCTTCGACCGACACCGAGCCTGCCGCGCCGCAGGTTACGGATACGGAGCCGGAACCCCCGGCGCCCGATCCGGTGGATACGCCGGGCATGTACGTCCTGCAGATGGGCGCGTTCGTCCGCCAGACCGAAGCCGAGTCGCTGAAGGCCAGGCTGGCGCTGGTGGGCATGACGGCACGCATTCAGCCGGTGATGGTCGACCGGCAAACCTATTACCGCGTCCGGATCGGTCCCACCGACGATCTCGTGCAGCTGAACGCGGACCGCGCGCGGCTGCAGCAACATCGATTCGACTCCATCCTGCTGAAGCTGGTCCAATAGCGTTGATTTCCGCCTCAAGGGCCCGCGCCTGCCGCGAGGCCATTCGACAAGGCTTCCCCTGGCGCGCCATTGCCGATACGCCCACGCCCGTGGACCGCCACGTCTCGCTGGCCGGGGAACTCGGCGCCCGCTCGGCCTGGATCAAGCGGGACGACATCAGCGGCGTAAAGCACGGCGGCAACAAGCTCAGAAAGCTCGAGTTCCTGCTGGCCGACGCGCTGGAGGGCGGTTACCGGGGCGTGCTGACCTACGGCGCCGTGGGATCCAACCATATTCTCTCCACCGCGCACGCCGCCCGCAGCCTCGGCCTCGATTGCTGCGGCATCGTCCGTCCGCAGCCGCCCACTCCCTACGTCGAGGAAACGCTTCGCTGCCACCTCCTGCTGGGCACCCGGCTGGTGGCGGTAACCGACCCGGAGGCGACCGAGCGGGAGCGGGAACGGATGCTGGCCGAAGGGGGCGCCTGGTACGAGGTGCCGCTGGGTGGCTCCTCGGCGCTGGGTTGCCTGGGTTACGTCTGCGGCGCGCTCGAACTGGCCGAACAGGTCAAGGCCGGCGAATGTCCCGCACCGGACCTGATATACCTGCCCTGCGGGTCTTCCGGCAGCACGCTGGGACTCGACCTGGGACTTTCGCTGGCCGGGCTGCCCACGCGCATGGTGGCGGCCCGCGTAGTGTCCGAAAGCATGATGCCGATGAGCAGAGTCCGTTCGCTGGCGGGGCAATTGAGACAACTGCTGGACGGCGTCTGCCCCTTGCCGGAAGACGAGCCCCTGAGCCGCGTGGAGTTTCGCACCGAGTTTCTGGGTACGGGCTACGCGCTGCCCACCGACGAGGCGCTGGCGGCAATCGAATTCATGAAGCAGGAAACGAACACGCAGTTGGAGTACACGTACTCGGGGAAGGGCGCTGCGGCCATGCTGAGCGACGGACGCAAGGGACGCCACAAGGACCTGAACGTGCTGTTCTGGAACACCTACAACTCGCGGCCCGCGCCCGCCGGCCTGCCGCCCCTGATTCGCGAAGGGTTGCCCGAGGTCATCCGGGCGAGTCTGCCGCCGGCCTAG
- a CDS encoding NAD(P)-binding protein encodes MLSRRAFSSGLISLAGFAGIAARAPSAGAGQPDRTTGGGVSAPPDVLIVGAGLSGLYAALILEELGASVQIIESRARVGGRLHTLYDLPGHPEVGGNTIASGYARMIAMAQRLDVTLVDYAPRLFGGPPPELVHDDALLSRAEWVRSPGNPFAEGFRDRMPWELIAARTASGNPLPVSSDWLNPKFGSLDVPLHDYFLDQGLSDGEVRTAYDTNPYYGTSAWDVSALMYLFNERWIREQTVIGPAAYAVEGGNQRLPEAMAGALKREIRFEQDVVSIEDLGDGVRVRCRGGDSFRAPFVVCSAPFSKVRDMAISPSLEGIQRQAVGTLAYMRNTLVFLVPKRPFWEDDGLSPSMWTNGRLGVVFGQRFGENPDEVTGLVVNTRGWVADQLDRLGPVDAQAWVIREIERLRPAARGALEPGGFHSWWLDPHNAGDWAIFGPGQVQGLLPDMARPHGRIHFCGEHTATMNRGMEGAMESAERVALEVADRL; translated from the coding sequence ATGCTGAGCCGAAGGGCCTTCAGTAGCGGTTTGATATCGCTGGCGGGTTTTGCCGGGATTGCCGCCCGGGCGCCGTCAGCGGGCGCCGGTCAGCCGGACCGCACGACCGGCGGCGGGGTTTCGGCGCCTCCCGACGTGCTGATCGTCGGCGCCGGCCTGTCCGGTCTCTACGCGGCACTGATCCTGGAGGAGCTGGGCGCGTCGGTGCAGATTATCGAGAGCCGCGCGCGGGTCGGGGGCCGCCTGCATACCCTCTACGACCTGCCCGGCCATCCCGAGGTGGGCGGCAACACCATCGCAAGCGGCTATGCGCGAATGATCGCGATGGCGCAAAGGCTGGATGTCACGCTGGTGGACTATGCCCCGCGCCTGTTCGGCGGACCGCCGCCGGAGCTGGTCCATGACGATGCCTTGCTTAGCCGGGCCGAATGGGTCCGTTCGCCGGGTAATCCGTTCGCCGAAGGGTTCCGCGACAGGATGCCCTGGGAGCTGATTGCCGCGCGTACGGCTTCGGGCAATCCGCTGCCCGTGTCCTCCGACTGGCTCAACCCGAAGTTCGGTTCGCTGGATGTTCCGCTGCACGACTACTTCCTGGACCAGGGCCTGAGCGACGGCGAGGTCCGCACGGCCTACGACACCAATCCGTATTACGGGACATCCGCCTGGGACGTTTCGGCGCTGATGTACCTGTTCAACGAGCGCTGGATACGCGAGCAGACCGTAATCGGGCCGGCGGCCTACGCCGTGGAAGGCGGCAATCAGCGCCTGCCCGAGGCCATGGCGGGAGCGCTCAAGCGGGAAATCCGGTTTGAGCAGGATGTCGTGAGTATCGAGGACCTTGGCGATGGCGTTCGGGTCCGGTGTCGCGGCGGCGACTCGTTTCGCGCGCCCTTCGTGGTGTGTTCGGCGCCATTCTCGAAGGTCAGGGACATGGCCATCTCGCCCTCCCTTGAGGGCATTCAGCGCCAGGCGGTAGGCACGCTGGCCTATATGCGCAACACGCTGGTGTTTCTGGTGCCCAAACGGCCATTCTGGGAAGACGATGGGCTTTCGCCGTCCATGTGGACCAACGGCAGGCTGGGCGTGGTGTTCGGGCAGCGCTTCGGCGAGAATCCGGACGAAGTCACCGGACTGGTGGTCAACACCCGCGGCTGGGTCGCGGATCAGCTCGATCGCCTGGGACCCGTCGATGCGCAGGCCTGGGTGATTCGCGAGATCGAGCGGCTGCGTCCGGCCGCCAGGGGAGCGCTGGAACCGGGCGGCTTTCATTCCTGGTGGCTGGATCCGCACAACGCGGGCGACTGGGCGATCTTCGGCCCCGGCCAGGTGCAGGGACTGCTCCCTGACATGGCCCGGCCTCATGGCCGGATCCACTTCTGCGGCGAACACACGGCCACGATGAACCGGGGCATGGAAGGTGCGATGGAGTCCGCCGAGCGGGTCGCGCTGGAGGTGGCCGACCGGCTCTGA
- a CDS encoding DUF1838 domain-containing protein: protein MKRRTALGLIGAAAAAPLVRAQPARAELLDLDPSDPHHTLMITRKLAHTMDDSIVYWWAKLLRMAVVDKIATPLWDVHVGALLKTRDVDENGAYETTAISMVFYTDLETGEFLETFNNPFTGQEAEVGYFPARPATQVRSIDESPEERPAGEGFRSIRIHPLGPAVIEGDDVWVRDDAIFRMEPETPEAGRPFRGNDWSTYHGSLKDVANPEVLNAPATWHFNDILSYLPWMGMGDRPGDYVSRGFGRKVSSFDSMPARLRELIRTRHPEIYDDPAGALEG, encoded by the coding sequence ATGAAACGCAGAACGGCATTGGGACTTATCGGCGCCGCCGCCGCGGCACCCCTGGTCAGGGCGCAGCCGGCGCGGGCGGAGTTGCTGGATCTGGATCCGTCCGATCCGCACCACACGCTGATGATCACGCGCAAGCTGGCGCATACGATGGACGACAGCATTGTCTACTGGTGGGCGAAATTGCTGCGGATGGCCGTGGTGGACAAGATAGCGACCCCGCTATGGGACGTCCATGTCGGCGCATTGCTCAAGACCCGGGATGTCGACGAGAACGGCGCATACGAGACGACAGCCATCAGCATGGTCTTCTACACCGACCTGGAGACCGGCGAATTTCTGGAAACCTTCAACAACCCGTTTACGGGCCAGGAGGCCGAAGTCGGCTATTTTCCCGCGAGGCCGGCGACACAGGTGCGCAGCATCGACGAGTCCCCCGAGGAGCGACCGGCCGGGGAAGGGTTCAGGAGTATCCGCATCCATCCGCTCGGCCCGGCCGTGATCGAGGGTGACGACGTATGGGTTCGGGACGACGCCATTTTCCGCATGGAACCCGAGACGCCGGAGGCCGGCCGGCCATTTCGCGGCAACGACTGGAGCACCTATCACGGTTCGCTGAAGGACGTGGCCAACCCCGAAGTCCTGAATGCGCCCGCAACCTGGCACTTCAACGACATCCTGAGCTACCTGCCCTGGATGGGCATGGGCGACAGGCCCGGCGACTATGTCTCGCGCGGTTTCGGCCGCAAGGTTTCGTCTTTCGATTCCATGCCGGCAAGGTTGCGGGAACTCATCCGCACGAGGCACCCGGAGATCTACGACGACCCCGCGGGCGCGCTTGAGGGATAG
- a CDS encoding sulfite exporter TauE/SafE family protein, with the protein MAGGGSLLTLPVLLLAGVPAPIANGTLRISIVAQNLVALGTFRRHGFSELKQALFLSLFACAGAVGGALLGVRMSGPWFDRIVVLTMVVCTLLILRRGKTGKAPAPGPGRRWLGYAALVFAGAWGGFIQVGVGFLLMPALNRILGMDLVRVNMYKVVIILPYTILALAIFAWQSEILWLAGLALALGNSTGGWLGARLTVSRGEPLIRAVFLVAVAAMAASLLLRG; encoded by the coding sequence ATGGCGGGCGGCGGTTCGCTGCTTACGCTCCCGGTACTGCTGCTGGCCGGCGTACCGGCGCCGATCGCCAACGGGACCCTGCGCATATCCATCGTCGCCCAGAACCTGGTGGCGCTGGGCACCTTCCGTCGTCACGGTTTCAGCGAACTGAAGCAAGCGCTGTTCCTGTCGCTGTTCGCCTGCGCCGGCGCGGTGGGCGGCGCGTTGCTGGGCGTGCGGATGAGCGGGCCGTGGTTTGACCGCATCGTGGTTCTGACGATGGTGGTCTGCACGCTGCTGATCCTGCGTCGCGGGAAGACCGGGAAGGCGCCGGCGCCGGGTCCCGGCCGCCGCTGGCTGGGTTACGCGGCCCTGGTGTTTGCCGGCGCCTGGGGCGGCTTTATCCAGGTGGGCGTGGGGTTCCTGCTGATGCCCGCGCTCAATCGCATTCTCGGCATGGACCTGGTGCGCGTGAACATGTACAAGGTCGTGATCATCCTGCCGTACACGATCCTGGCGCTGGCGATCTTTGCCTGGCAATCGGAAATTCTGTGGCTGGCGGGCCTGGCGCTGGCGCTCGGCAACTCCACCGGGGGATGGCTGGGCGCGCGGCTTACCGTCTCCAGGGGAGAGCCGCTGATTCGCGCCGTTTTCCTCGTCGCCGTCGCGGCGATGGCCGCCAGCCTGCTCCTTCGCGGTTAA
- a CDS encoding TlpA family protein disulfide reductase: MAAAAAAQDGIVVRAAGLERFDGARIELGYSDPRSEAGFEVLGSAVVRDGKATLETGLREVMQVEIRLPEAGPAEGLRVRAIVEPGVRHELAWDADRSALAFTGGPYDELIRSAMAEPGEMATESLKVIYRDFDDPVARLMALRNAWLDGEDEEQITILAELESLLGESRTFDLLGALAEQRAAFLAQAVMGITALNLAGEEVRVADVLAGNRYTLLEFWASWCAPCFAEIPYLQAAYERFGDEGFEILAFNLDDEPEDWREASGDRYDIPWLNVTDGLAFESPVASLFRINAIPASFLLASDGATVARDLRGESLEMRLGELMDAAASDD; this comes from the coding sequence ATGGCTGCCGCCGCGGCGGCGCAGGACGGCATCGTCGTCAGGGCCGCCGGGCTTGAGCGGTTCGACGGGGCGCGCATCGAACTGGGTTATTCCGATCCGCGCAGCGAAGCGGGCTTCGAGGTCCTCGGAAGCGCCGTTGTCAGGGACGGCAAGGCCACCCTGGAGACTGGCCTGCGCGAGGTCATGCAGGTCGAAATCAGGCTGCCGGAGGCCGGTCCGGCCGAGGGACTCCGGGTTCGGGCGATCGTCGAGCCGGGCGTCCGCCATGAGCTGGCCTGGGATGCGGACCGAAGCGCCCTGGCGTTTACCGGCGGCCCTTACGACGAACTGATCCGCAGCGCCATGGCGGAGCCGGGGGAAATGGCGACCGAATCCCTGAAGGTGATTTATCGCGATTTTGACGATCCCGTCGCGCGGCTCATGGCGCTGCGCAACGCCTGGCTGGATGGCGAGGACGAAGAGCAGATCACGATCCTGGCCGAATTGGAGTCTCTGCTGGGCGAAAGCCGCACTTTCGACCTGCTCGGGGCGCTGGCCGAACAACGCGCCGCCTTCCTGGCGCAGGCGGTCATGGGAATAACCGCCTTGAACCTGGCCGGCGAGGAAGTGCGCGTGGCCGACGTGCTCGCGGGGAACCGCTACACGCTGCTGGAATTCTGGGCCTCCTGGTGCGCGCCGTGTTTCGCCGAGATTCCGTACCTTCAGGCCGCCTACGAGCGCTTCGGGGACGAAGGCTTCGAGATACTCGCCTTCAATCTCGACGACGAACCGGAAGACTGGCGGGAGGCCTCCGGGGACCGCTACGACATTCCCTGGCTGAACGTCACCGACGGACTGGCGTTCGAGAGCCCTGTCGCCAGCCTGTTCCGGATCAACGCGATTCCCGCCAGCTTTCTGCTCGCTTCCGACGGCGCCACAGTCGCCCGCGACCTGCGCGGCGAAAGCCTGGAAATGCGCCTGGGCGAACTGATGGATGCCGCCGCCAGCGACGACTGA
- a CDS encoding DUF1838 domain-containing protein: MPHHFDSPFSRRNILLGGAALAAASALPGCGQGQDQNQVQSGDQDGAQDRIDYDWMNPMDNLEAYFKLTNSLKDRDWVHGWYSGLVFGMLPNNTPDALFGLEGFGLGYTVRQEDGAFASFWKEVGFYKDLRTNEIIETWENPYTGETNKVMHIHNRMVKGVFGTNFRSQAPVGDQAGEMFFKFPNYRASDDPSNPFILNWQTSGDQTSVWLDFRGVVPNLLDPEVWVRESTGELLPVCEMFEYVCNDDDLRNPALDRVKHSGSWIRLAPWLPWQMMGRHEGRLFYRCTTRGLGSLDELPANILAYAEQNYPEYLVNELDEDMPSESSFEVYMKENEPAPT; this comes from the coding sequence ATGCCGCACCACTTCGATTCACCGTTCAGCCGGCGCAATATCCTGTTGGGGGGCGCCGCCCTCGCGGCCGCCTCGGCCCTGCCCGGCTGCGGCCAGGGCCAGGACCAGAACCAGGTCCAGAGCGGGGACCAGGACGGGGCACAGGACCGGATCGACTACGACTGGATGAACCCGATGGACAACCTTGAAGCGTATTTCAAGCTGACGAATTCGCTGAAGGACCGGGACTGGGTGCATGGCTGGTACTCGGGCCTGGTGTTCGGAATGCTGCCGAACAACACGCCCGATGCGCTGTTCGGCCTGGAAGGCTTCGGCCTGGGCTACACGGTGCGCCAGGAGGACGGCGCGTTCGCCAGCTTCTGGAAGGAAGTCGGCTTCTACAAGGACCTCAGGACCAACGAGATCATCGAAACCTGGGAAAACCCGTACACCGGGGAGACCAACAAGGTCATGCACATCCACAACCGCATGGTGAAGGGCGTGTTCGGGACCAATTTCCGCTCCCAGGCGCCGGTCGGGGACCAGGCCGGCGAAATGTTCTTCAAGTTCCCCAATTACCGGGCGTCCGACGACCCCAGCAATCCGTTCATCCTGAACTGGCAGACGAGCGGCGACCAGACGTCCGTGTGGCTGGACTTCCGCGGCGTGGTGCCCAACCTGCTCGACCCCGAGGTCTGGGTTCGGGAATCAACCGGCGAACTCCTGCCCGTTTGCGAAATGTTCGAGTACGTATGCAACGACGACGATCTTCGCAACCCCGCGCTGGATCGCGTCAAGCACAGCGGTTCCTGGATCCGCCTGGCCCCCTGGCTGCCGTGGCAGATGATGGGCCGGCACGAGGGCCGCCTGTTCTATCGCTGCACGACCCGGGGCCTCGGCAGCCTCGACGAATTGCCGGCAAACATCCTCGCCTACGCGGAGCAGAACTATCCGGAATACCTGGTCAACGAGCTCGACGAGGACATGCCCAGCGAGTCGTCGTTCGAGGTCTACATGAAGGAGAACGAGCCCGCCCCCACGTAA